Genomic segment of Nocardiopsis mwathae:
ACCGGTCGAGGAAGGACAGCATGGCCGTGACGCCCTCGGTCGGACCGTCCGCTGTGGCGAGCAGCGCGGCGGTGTCGTCGAGCGTGCGGCGCATCTCGCCCAGGGCGGCCTGGCGCAGCAGTGCCTGGAGCGAGTCGAAGTGGTAGTGCACCAGCCCGGGGCGCATGTCGGCGCGCTCGGCGAGGACGCGGGTGCTCACCGCGGTCCAGCCGACCTCTCCGATGAGCTCCCGGGCGGCCGCCAGGAGGCGCGCACGTGCGTCCCGGCCGCGTTCGGCGTTGGTCTGCCCAGCCATATCCGTTCCTTGGTCGATCGTATTGGACGGTTGACCAAGATGAGCGTATCAGGAGTGCGACGCGCCTGACAGGTGGGCCGGAGGCGGATACCGCCGTCGAGGTTCGCGGTGGTGCCGATGCCCGGCCCGCTCGCTCATCGGAGCGGCGGCGGCCGGTTTCCGGGGGCCTTCCGGGCGGAGCTAGCGGGGGTTTCCGCGCGGTTTGAGGGT
This window contains:
- a CDS encoding TetR/AcrR family transcriptional regulator, giving the protein MAGQTNAERGRDARARLLAAARELIGEVGWTAVSTRVLAERADMRPGLVHYHFDSLQALLRQAALGEMRRTLDDTAALLATADGPTEGVTAMLSFLDRYSGGDPTSLLFIEAYLAATRDARLRERISELMAEFRGDLTASLTRSGHHSPEAAANLVLALLDGFVLHKGINPELSAAEIAPLVRAVTRPDTDGAPE